The following coding sequences lie in one Pseudoalteromonas sp. Scap06 genomic window:
- a CDS encoding enoyl-CoA hydratase/isomerase family protein, with translation MSVTLQITKSNVAVLVLSRPEKRNAFNSDVIHELIQCIEHANTLDIRALVLKTEGKHFSAGADLAWMKSMADNNYNDNLADSMQLAKLMQVLAQSPHPTICAVQGAAFGGALGLIACCDIALSKDDAQFCLSEVKLGLIPAVISPYVIKAIGERAARRYFLTAEVFDAHTAKQLGLVHQITGNLDCALDNLLQTLIDNGPVAVKAAKALINDVANKEIDNEIIALTAERIAKIRVSDEGQEGLTAFFEKRPPQWQL, from the coding sequence ATGTCAGTAACACTACAAATAACAAAATCTAATGTGGCTGTACTTGTTTTAAGTCGCCCAGAAAAACGCAATGCCTTTAATAGCGACGTTATCCATGAGCTTATTCAATGTATTGAACATGCTAATACGCTCGATATTCGTGCCCTTGTATTAAAAACTGAGGGTAAACACTTTTCAGCCGGTGCCGATTTAGCCTGGATGAAATCGATGGCAGATAACAACTATAACGATAATTTGGCCGATTCGATGCAGCTGGCTAAACTAATGCAAGTATTAGCACAAAGCCCACACCCTACTATTTGTGCGGTACAAGGCGCAGCATTTGGTGGCGCATTGGGCTTAATTGCTTGCTGTGATATTGCGCTCAGTAAAGACGACGCTCAATTTTGTTTAAGTGAAGTTAAATTAGGTTTAATTCCTGCTGTTATAAGCCCTTATGTAATAAAAGCTATTGGTGAACGCGCTGCTCGTCGTTACTTCTTAACGGCTGAAGTATTTGATGCGCATACGGCTAAACAGCTGGGGCTAGTTCACCAAATTACAGGGAATTTAGACTGTGCACTGGATAACCTATTACAAACGCTGATAGATAATGGCCCGGTAGCGGTTAAAGCAGCTAAAGCGCTTATTAATGATGTGGCAAACAAAGAAATCGATAACGAAATAATTGCGCTCACTGCAGAACGTATAGCCAAAATTCGTGTATCAGACGAAGGTCAAGAAGGTCTAACTGCCTTTTTTGAAAAACGCCCTCCCCAATGGCAACTCTAG
- a CDS encoding MerR family DNA-binding transcriptional regulator yields MKSDNQTNFANSANEPAKNEQTFSISELAKEFDITTRSIRFYEDQGLISPERNGQTRIYSKRDKVRLKLILRGKRLGFTLAETGRLFELYDADKSSAKQLVTMLDLISEKKADLSQQMDDIKVVLMELVTAERRCRDTLSKIDE; encoded by the coding sequence ATGAAATCAGATAATCAAACAAACTTTGCAAATTCAGCCAACGAGCCGGCTAAAAACGAACAAACTTTTAGCATTAGTGAATTGGCTAAAGAATTTGATATTACCACCCGCTCTATCCGTTTTTACGAAGACCAAGGGTTAATATCGCCAGAGCGCAATGGTCAAACACGTATTTACTCCAAGCGCGACAAGGTTCGCCTAAAGCTAATACTGCGCGGCAAGCGTTTAGGTTTCACCTTAGCTGAAACTGGTCGTTTGTTTGAACTGTATGATGCTGATAAATCAAGTGCAAAACAGTTAGTCACCATGCTTGACCTTATCAGTGAGAAAAAAGCCGATCTTTCACAACAGATGGATGACATTAAAGTGGTTCTTATGGAACTGGTCACCGCTGAACGTCGCTGTCGCGACACGCTTAGCAAAATAGATGAATAA
- a CDS encoding hydroxymethylglutaryl-CoA lyase, whose product MSSLLPKAVRIVEVGARDGLQNEAAVETADKITLINALAAAGIKDIEAGAFVSPKWVPQMEDSSEVISALYLPEVNLSALTPNLKGAEAADAVGIKEFAIFTAASEAFCQKNINCSIEQSLARFSEVMAFAKANNIRVRGYVSCVLGCPYEGDVDPHTVLAVAAKLLKMGCYEISLGDTIGVGTPAKVIELLTLLLKHIDKSKLAVHFHDTYGQALTNIYAALNLGIATVDSAVAGLGGCPYAKGASGNVATEDVVYLLQGLGIEHGIDLQRLAEAGWQITSALNKQPASKVSAALHAQ is encoded by the coding sequence ATGAGTTCATTATTACCTAAAGCAGTGCGCATTGTTGAAGTGGGCGCCAGAGATGGACTTCAAAATGAAGCCGCTGTAGAAACTGCTGATAAAATAACGCTTATTAACGCACTCGCCGCTGCAGGCATAAAAGACATAGAAGCTGGTGCGTTTGTCTCACCTAAATGGGTGCCACAAATGGAAGACTCTAGTGAAGTAATAAGCGCACTTTATTTACCTGAGGTTAATCTCAGTGCCCTTACCCCTAATTTAAAAGGGGCAGAGGCAGCAGATGCTGTAGGTATTAAAGAATTTGCAATATTTACCGCAGCGAGCGAAGCATTTTGCCAAAAAAATATTAATTGCTCTATTGAGCAAAGTTTGGCGCGTTTTAGTGAAGTTATGGCTTTTGCAAAGGCGAATAACATTCGCGTACGCGGTTATGTAAGTTGTGTGTTAGGTTGCCCGTATGAGGGAGATGTTGACCCTCATACTGTACTGGCTGTTGCTGCTAAACTCTTAAAAATGGGCTGTTATGAAATTAGCCTAGGTGACACCATAGGTGTTGGCACACCCGCTAAAGTAATAGAGCTACTTACATTGCTACTTAAACATATTGATAAATCTAAACTTGCTGTACATTTTCATGACACATACGGGCAAGCGCTCACAAATATTTACGCTGCTCTAAACCTTGGTATAGCAACGGTTGACAGTGCTGTTGCCGGCCTTGGTGGCTGCCCATATGCCAAAGGCGCGTCAGGAAATGTTGCCACCGAAGATGTTGTATACTTACTGCAAGGACTTGGCATTGAGCATGGAATTGATTTACAAAGGCTTGCTGAGGCAGGTTGGCAAATTACGAGTGCACTGAACAAACAACCTGCTAGCAAGGTTTCTGCAGCATTACACGCACAATAA
- a CDS encoding LysR family transcriptional regulator: MQTPIRGLRSFCFAAKSLSFKHAAKELYLTPSAVSHQIKQLEEQLGIDLFQRQTRSISLTPAGKNFFEAIYPIINMLESTINEFSQLQQNVNLTITLPEFFASELLMPKLSEWTSEHPNINLHMDTLKTRKELTRQSDLSIILSSSKPLDGLATELFNLEYIPACNKKLLEQWQNDHCQALNQVPLIVHKARPWAWHQWAEKVGIDDFSPTQIIQIDSMFGVARAAQQGMGIALIPLPISQSWLDEQWLYKLFEQPLTTKDKYYLVQHGSSTANHPLDLFAKWVINTFRQTK; this comes from the coding sequence ATGCAAACACCTATTCGCGGCCTTCGCTCTTTTTGTTTTGCCGCAAAAAGCTTAAGTTTTAAACATGCTGCTAAAGAGCTTTACTTAACGCCCTCGGCTGTAAGCCACCAAATTAAACAGCTAGAAGAGCAGCTAGGCATTGATTTATTTCAAAGACAAACTCGCTCTATTAGTTTAACGCCTGCAGGTAAAAACTTTTTTGAAGCAATTTATCCAATTATAAATATGCTAGAGAGCACCATTAATGAATTTAGTCAGTTACAACAAAATGTAAACTTAACCATTACCCTGCCCGAATTTTTTGCCAGTGAATTGTTAATGCCTAAGCTCAGTGAATGGACCAGCGAGCACCCTAATATTAATTTACACATGGATACCCTCAAAACGCGCAAAGAGCTGACTCGCCAAAGTGATTTATCTATAATTTTATCTTCAAGTAAACCGCTTGATGGACTGGCTACTGAGTTATTTAATTTAGAATATATTCCAGCGTGTAATAAAAAACTGCTTGAACAATGGCAAAACGATCATTGCCAAGCGCTTAATCAAGTGCCGCTTATTGTGCATAAAGCACGCCCTTGGGCTTGGCATCAGTGGGCAGAAAAAGTTGGGATTGATGACTTTTCACCAACGCAAATTATTCAAATAGATAGTATGTTTGGTGTAGCAAGAGCGGCGCAGCAAGGAATGGGGATTGCACTTATTCCTCTACCAATTAGCCAAAGCTGGCTGGATGAGCAATGGCTCTATAAACTGTTTGAACAACCCCTTACTACCAAAGATAAATACTACTTGGTACAACACGGCTCTAGTACGGCAAACCACCCGCTCGACTTATTTGCCAAGTGGGTAATTAACACCTTCAGACAAACAAAGTGA
- a CDS encoding 3-oxoacid CoA-transferase subunit B has product MALSREQVAMRVAQELQDGFYVNLGIGIPTLVANYVPDGIEVMLQSENGLLGMGEYPTKATVDADMINAGKETVTAATGAAIFNSADSFAMIRGGHVDLTVLGAFEVDQNGSIASWMIPKKLIKGMGGAMDLVAGAKNIIVTMTHASKHGDSKLLESCTLPLTGVNCVKKIVTDLAVLEVKDGAFHLLERAPGVSVDEIISKTAGKLLVNGDIPEMVF; this is encoded by the coding sequence ATGGCATTATCACGTGAACAAGTCGCAATGCGCGTAGCTCAAGAGTTACAAGATGGGTTTTATGTTAATTTGGGCATTGGTATTCCGACACTCGTCGCAAACTATGTACCCGATGGCATAGAAGTTATGCTACAGTCCGAAAATGGTCTTTTAGGCATGGGCGAATACCCTACTAAAGCCACTGTTGATGCGGATATGATCAACGCGGGTAAAGAAACCGTGACGGCAGCTACCGGTGCAGCTATATTTAATAGTGCAGATAGTTTTGCCATGATACGGGGTGGTCATGTAGACTTAACCGTTCTGGGCGCGTTTGAGGTAGACCAAAACGGTTCTATAGCCTCATGGATGATCCCTAAAAAATTAATTAAAGGCATGGGCGGAGCGATGGATTTAGTCGCAGGTGCAAAAAACATTATTGTTACCATGACCCATGCCAGTAAACACGGCGACTCTAAGTTATTAGAAAGCTGTACGTTACCGCTAACGGGCGTTAACTGTGTTAAAAAAATAGTTACTGATTTAGCCGTTCTAGAAGTAAAAGACGGCGCATTTCATTTACTAGAACGCGCACCAGGCGTATCAGTTGATGAAATTATTAGCAAAACGGCAGGTAAATTGCTTGTTAATGGTGATATTCCTGAGATGGTGTTTTAA
- a CDS encoding acetyl/propionyl/methylcrotonyl-CoA carboxylase subunit alpha: MNTVHLQKILIANRGEIACRIMRTAKQMGLTTVAVYSDADKNAQHVKMADEAYHIGAAPSKDSYLVADKILNVAKMSGADCIHPGYGFLSENSEFANVCEANNIAFIGPPASSIEAMGSKTRAKEIMAAANVPLVPGYYGDKQDPSFLQAEAEKIGYPVLIKAAFGGGGKGMRIVSKTSEFISALEGAKREAIAGFGNDLVLLERYVDQPRHVEVQVFADNYGNCVYLGDRDCSLQRRHQKVIEEAPAPGLSDSLRKEMGEAAVRCALAIDYRGAGTVEFLLCGDEFFFMEMNTRLQVEHPVSEMVTGVDLVNWQINVASGLALPLAQADIQLQGHSFEARIYAEDPSNDFIPCSGTIEALFTPANSEYVRIDTGIAQGDEISPYYDPMIAKLIVHDDNRDQALSRLQQALTQFHLAGFSTNISFLYNLAIHPRFKQGAPSTHFIAEQGEALVTIDPSLLQTSRLIAGFAYLASLGSNTSSANPWQQLHGFSLNAPQEVNIPFSDTPLNAIKTAQGYSMTINDNTFEVQGELTNGYCNVSINGAKHTAHVSHVDNAITVMNQALQTKFECVDKHFISSHENEALPLAAPLNGTVVKHLLEVGCTITKGDAVVIIEAMKMEYTLNAPHDGVLKSYCFAEGELVSHGALLAIVEDTTAEEPA, translated from the coding sequence ATGAACACAGTACACTTACAAAAAATTCTGATTGCTAATCGCGGAGAAATTGCTTGTCGTATTATGCGAACAGCAAAGCAAATGGGCTTGACCACGGTTGCGGTTTATTCAGATGCAGATAAAAACGCTCAACATGTGAAAATGGCTGATGAAGCCTATCATATTGGTGCAGCGCCGAGTAAAGACTCATACCTAGTTGCTGATAAAATACTAAACGTTGCCAAAATGAGTGGCGCCGATTGTATTCATCCTGGTTATGGATTTTTATCTGAAAACAGCGAATTTGCTAATGTTTGTGAAGCCAATAACATTGCCTTTATTGGGCCACCAGCAAGTAGCATAGAAGCTATGGGCTCTAAAACCCGTGCAAAAGAAATTATGGCAGCCGCTAATGTTCCTTTGGTGCCAGGTTATTATGGCGATAAACAAGACCCTAGCTTTTTACAAGCTGAGGCTGAAAAAATTGGCTACCCTGTGCTTATCAAAGCGGCCTTTGGTGGCGGTGGTAAAGGCATGCGTATTGTTTCAAAAACCAGTGAGTTTATAAGCGCATTAGAAGGCGCTAAGCGTGAAGCTATTGCCGGTTTTGGTAATGATCTGGTTTTGCTTGAGCGTTATGTTGACCAACCACGCCATGTTGAAGTACAAGTGTTTGCTGATAACTATGGCAACTGTGTGTATTTAGGTGATCGTGATTGCTCATTGCAGCGTCGGCATCAAAAAGTGATTGAAGAAGCGCCTGCCCCCGGTTTATCAGACTCATTGCGAAAAGAAATGGGCGAAGCCGCGGTACGATGTGCCCTAGCCATAGACTACCGAGGCGCTGGCACTGTGGAATTTTTACTTTGTGGTGATGAGTTCTTTTTCATGGAAATGAATACTCGCTTGCAAGTAGAACACCCCGTTAGCGAAATGGTCACAGGCGTTGATTTAGTTAATTGGCAAATTAATGTAGCCAGTGGTTTAGCGTTACCTTTAGCGCAAGCAGATATTCAGCTACAAGGCCACAGCTTTGAAGCACGTATTTACGCTGAAGATCCAAGTAATGACTTTATTCCGTGCTCTGGCACTATTGAGGCACTATTTACGCCGGCTAACAGTGAATATGTACGTATTGATACTGGTATTGCCCAAGGTGATGAAATAAGCCCGTATTACGATCCAATGATTGCCAAACTTATTGTTCATGATGATAACCGCGACCAAGCACTTTCGCGTTTACAACAAGCATTAACACAATTTCATTTAGCCGGATTTAGCACTAATATCAGCTTTTTATATAATTTAGCGATTCATCCACGCTTTAAACAAGGTGCTCCAAGCACCCACTTTATTGCAGAGCAAGGTGAAGCGTTAGTTACTATTGACCCTTCTTTATTACAAACTAGCCGCTTAATTGCAGGTTTTGCGTATTTAGCATCACTTGGTAGCAATACAAGTAGTGCAAATCCATGGCAACAATTACATGGGTTTAGTTTAAATGCGCCGCAAGAAGTTAACATTCCATTTAGCGATACCCCCTTAAACGCAATAAAAACCGCGCAGGGCTATAGCATGACTATTAATGACAACACCTTTGAAGTGCAAGGTGAGTTAACTAATGGCTACTGCAACGTATCGATTAATGGCGCTAAACACACTGCGCATGTTAGCCACGTTGATAATGCCATTACTGTAATGAACCAAGCACTGCAAACTAAGTTTGAATGTGTTGATAAACATTTCATCAGCTCACATGAAAATGAGGCATTACCCCTTGCTGCGCCACTTAATGGTACTGTAGTTAAACACTTGTTAGAGGTGGGATGCACCATTACTAAAGGCGATGCAGTGGTTATAATTGAAGCAATGAAAATGGAATACACGCTTAATGCCCCACATGATGGCGTATTAAAAAGTTACTGTTTTGCTGAGGGTGAACTGGTAAGCCATGGCGCTTTACTGGCCATAGTTGAAGACACAACTGCAGAGGAACCCGCTTAA
- a CDS encoding isovaleryl-CoA dehydrogenase, whose amino-acid sequence MSTISLYKEMNFGLGETADMIRSHVNSFASQEIAPLAEKTDLDNAFPNELWPQMGEMGVLGMTVDEEFGGAGLGYLEHVIAMEEISRASASIGLSYGAHSNLCVNQINRNGSQAQKEKYLPKLISGEHIGALAMSEPNAGSDVVSMKLKAEKKGDKYILNGNKMWITNGPDADTLVIYAKTDLNAGAKGITAFIVEKTFPGFSTAQKLDKLGMRGSNTCELVFENCEVPEENILGNLNEGVKVLMSGLDYERVVLAAGPLGIMQACMDIVVPYIHERKQFDSPIGQFQLIQGKIADMYTQMNAARSYVYTVAKACDRGETTRKDAAGAILYAAELATKMALDAIQILGGNGYINEYATGRLLRDAKLYEIGAGTSEIRRMLIGRELFTESR is encoded by the coding sequence ATGAGCACTATTTCACTATATAAAGAAATGAACTTTGGCCTTGGCGAAACTGCAGATATGATCCGCAGTCACGTAAACAGCTTTGCCAGTCAAGAAATTGCCCCACTAGCTGAAAAAACTGACCTTGATAATGCGTTCCCCAATGAACTTTGGCCGCAAATGGGTGAAATGGGCGTGCTTGGCATGACCGTGGATGAAGAATTTGGTGGTGCTGGTTTAGGCTATTTAGAGCACGTTATTGCCATGGAAGAAATTAGCCGTGCAAGTGCCTCTATTGGTTTAAGTTACGGTGCGCATTCAAACCTGTGTGTTAATCAAATAAACCGTAATGGTTCACAAGCACAAAAAGAAAAATACTTACCTAAACTTATTAGTGGAGAGCACATTGGTGCGCTGGCTATGAGTGAACCTAATGCGGGCTCTGATGTTGTTTCTATGAAACTTAAAGCAGAGAAAAAAGGCGATAAGTACATTTTAAACGGTAATAAAATGTGGATCACTAATGGCCCTGACGCAGACACGCTGGTGATTTATGCAAAAACAGATTTAAACGCCGGCGCTAAAGGGATTACAGCCTTTATTGTAGAAAAAACTTTCCCGGGGTTTTCAACCGCTCAAAAGCTAGACAAACTTGGCATGCGTGGCTCAAATACCTGTGAATTGGTATTTGAAAACTGTGAAGTACCCGAAGAAAATATTTTAGGTAACTTAAACGAAGGCGTTAAGGTACTGATGAGTGGCCTTGATTATGAGCGTGTTGTTTTAGCGGCCGGCCCACTTGGCATAATGCAAGCGTGTATGGATATTGTGGTGCCTTACATCCATGAGCGTAAGCAATTTGACAGCCCTATTGGTCAATTCCAGTTAATACAAGGCAAAATTGCCGATATGTATACACAAATGAATGCAGCTCGCTCATATGTGTACACAGTAGCAAAAGCATGTGATCGCGGCGAAACCACCCGTAAAGACGCTGCTGGCGCAATTTTATACGCTGCTGAGCTTGCAACTAAAATGGCATTAGACGCAATTCAAATTTTAGGCGGTAATGGTTATATAAATGAATACGCAACAGGTCGCTTACTGCGTGATGCGAAGTTGTATGAAATTGGTGCAGGCACCTCAGAAATACGCCGTATGTTAATTGGTCGCGAATTATTCACTGAAAGCCGCTAA
- a CDS encoding thiolase family protein yields MSFESVVIVAAKRTPMGGFMGALSDAQSTELGATAIAGALAQTGLSNDAIDEVIMGCVLPAGLGQAPARQAMLKAGLALSTGATTINKVCGSGLKAAMLANDLIKAGSIESAIAGGMESMTNAPYFIPKARGGMRMGHGEIKDHMMSDGLEDAYDNKAMGCFAQDTADEYGIGREQMDTFALGSLSKANAAIDNGWFDNEITPHTIKTRKGDVTVSIDEQPGNARPEKIPSLRAAFKKDGTITAANSSSISDGGAALILMSESKAKAEGLTPLCKIVAHSTHSQKPSEFTVAPVGAMNSVLEKAGWTIADVDLWEINEAFAMVTMLAINELKLDESKVNVNGGACALGHPIGASGARILVTLIHALKNRGLKKGVASLCIGGGEAVAMAVEAL; encoded by the coding sequence ATGTCTTTCGAAAGCGTTGTAATTGTAGCAGCAAAACGCACCCCAATGGGTGGATTTATGGGCGCACTAAGTGATGCGCAGTCTACCGAATTAGGTGCTACGGCCATTGCAGGCGCACTTGCTCAAACGGGTTTAAGCAATGATGCAATTGATGAAGTTATTATGGGCTGCGTATTACCAGCCGGTTTAGGCCAAGCACCTGCACGTCAAGCAATGCTTAAAGCAGGGCTTGCACTAAGCACCGGCGCTACCACTATTAATAAAGTATGCGGCTCGGGTTTGAAAGCAGCGATGTTAGCGAATGATTTAATTAAGGCAGGCTCTATTGAATCAGCAATCGCTGGTGGCATGGAAAGCATGACCAATGCACCTTACTTTATTCCTAAAGCCCGCGGCGGTATGCGTATGGGACATGGCGAAATCAAAGATCACATGATGAGTGATGGCTTAGAAGACGCCTACGACAATAAAGCAATGGGATGCTTTGCTCAAGACACAGCCGATGAATACGGTATTGGTCGTGAGCAAATGGATACGTTTGCACTGGGTTCATTAAGTAAAGCAAACGCAGCCATAGACAATGGGTGGTTTGATAACGAGATTACACCGCACACTATTAAAACGCGTAAAGGCGATGTCACCGTTTCAATTGATGAGCAACCTGGCAACGCACGCCCTGAAAAAATTCCAAGCTTAAGAGCTGCATTTAAAAAAGACGGCACTATTACTGCCGCTAATTCATCGTCTATTTCAGATGGTGGTGCTGCACTAATACTAATGAGCGAATCAAAAGCAAAAGCTGAGGGTTTAACACCACTTTGTAAAATTGTTGCTCACAGCACTCATTCTCAAAAACCAAGTGAATTTACAGTAGCCCCAGTGGGCGCAATGAACAGCGTTCTTGAAAAAGCTGGCTGGACAATCGCCGATGTTGATTTGTGGGAAATTAATGAAGCGTTTGCCATGGTCACTATGCTGGCTATTAACGAATTAAAGCTCGATGAAAGCAAAGTAAACGTCAATGGTGGTGCGTGTGCACTAGGCCACCCAATTGGTGCTAGTGGCGCACGTATTTTAGTAACACTTATTCATGCGCTTAAAAACCGAGGCCTCAAAAAAGGCGTTGCCTCTTTGTGTATAGGTGGCGGTGAAGCCGTTGCTATGGCAGTCGAAGCACTTTAA
- a CDS encoding CoA transferase subunit A, translating into MAGFDKVVSSYEAAMEGLKDGDTIIAGGFGLCGIPEGLIAQIKKMQTKELTVVSNNCGVDDFGLGLLLHDKQIKKVVASYVGENALFEQQLLSGEIDVELTPQGTLAEKMRAGGAGIPAFYTATGYGTPVAEGKEVKEFNGRPYILEESITGEFAIVKAWKADRYGNLVFRHTAMNFNPMAATAGKITVAEVEEIVEPGELEPSQIHTPGIFVNRVIKGNFEKRIERVTTRD; encoded by the coding sequence ATGGCCGGTTTTGATAAAGTAGTTTCTAGTTATGAAGCTGCAATGGAAGGTTTAAAAGACGGCGATACAATAATAGCCGGTGGTTTTGGCTTATGTGGTATCCCTGAGGGTCTAATTGCCCAAATTAAAAAAATGCAAACTAAAGAATTAACCGTTGTTTCCAATAACTGTGGTGTTGATGACTTTGGTTTAGGGCTGTTACTGCACGACAAGCAAATTAAAAAAGTGGTCGCCTCATACGTTGGCGAAAATGCCTTGTTTGAACAGCAGCTACTAAGTGGCGAGATTGATGTAGAACTTACGCCACAAGGTACTCTTGCTGAAAAAATGCGTGCTGGTGGTGCAGGAATACCTGCTTTTTACACAGCCACAGGTTACGGCACACCGGTTGCTGAGGGTAAAGAAGTAAAAGAGTTTAATGGTCGCCCTTATATTTTAGAAGAGTCAATTACCGGTGAATTCGCTATTGTAAAAGCATGGAAAGCGGATCGCTACGGCAACTTAGTATTTCGTCATACAGCCATGAACTTCAATCCAATGGCGGCTACTGCGGGTAAAATTACCGTTGCAGAAGTAGAGGAAATTGTTGAGCCAGGCGAACTTGAGCCAAGCCAAATACATACGCCAGGAATTTTTGTTAACCGCGTTATAAAAGGTAACTTTGAAAAACGCATTGAACGTGTTACCACACGAGATTAA
- a CDS encoding carboxyl transferase domain-containing protein: MTILKSSVNPHDPNFVQNHNNMSALVDDLRSKAATIRLGGGAALKERHEGRGKLFVRDRITTLLDEGSPFLEISQFAAFGVYEQDIPCAGVVAGIGRVKGVECMVIANDATVKGGTYFPLTVKKHLRAQDIAERCHLPCIYLVDSGGANLPEQDDVFPDKLHFGRIFYNQARMSGKGIPQIAVVMGLCTAGGAYVPAMADESIIVKEQGTIFLAGPPLVKAATGEVVTAEELGGADVHCKTSGVADHYAENDAHALSIARQCIERINYSRPTSPLLEEVKAPRYDINELYGIVGTDLKKPFDVREVIARTVDDSSFDEFKRYFGETLVTGFASIYGHPVGIVANNGILFSESAQKGAHFIQLCAQRNIPLVFLQNITGFMVGKKYESEGIAKHGAKMVMAVSCADVPKFTILIGGSYGAGNYGMCGRAFEPTMMWMWPNARISVMGGEQAAGVMAQVKQDGLARKGESMSEQQISDFKKPIIDQYEQQGHPYYASARLWDDGIIDPTDTRNVLGLALSAAKNAPERESKFGVFRM; the protein is encoded by the coding sequence ATGACGATTTTAAAATCGAGCGTTAATCCGCATGATCCAAATTTTGTGCAAAATCACAACAATATGTCGGCGCTAGTGGATGATTTACGCAGTAAAGCAGCGACAATACGTTTAGGCGGTGGTGCTGCACTAAAAGAGCGCCATGAAGGTCGCGGTAAATTATTTGTCCGTGACCGTATTACCACTTTGCTAGATGAAGGCTCGCCATTTTTAGAAATATCGCAATTTGCTGCCTTTGGCGTTTATGAACAAGATATTCCTTGTGCCGGTGTAGTTGCAGGTATTGGTCGCGTTAAGGGCGTTGAATGTATGGTAATTGCTAATGATGCGACAGTAAAAGGCGGCACCTATTTCCCGCTGACTGTTAAAAAGCATTTACGCGCTCAAGACATCGCCGAACGTTGTCATTTACCGTGTATTTATTTAGTTGACTCAGGTGGCGCAAACTTACCTGAGCAAGACGACGTATTCCCTGACAAACTGCATTTTGGTCGTATTTTTTATAATCAAGCGCGTATGTCGGGTAAAGGCATTCCACAAATTGCTGTGGTTATGGGGTTATGTACTGCAGGTGGTGCGTATGTTCCTGCTATGGCCGATGAAAGTATTATTGTAAAAGAGCAAGGCACTATCTTTTTAGCTGGTCCGCCGCTGGTAAAAGCTGCCACCGGTGAAGTAGTTACTGCAGAAGAGCTTGGTGGCGCCGATGTACACTGTAAAACATCAGGTGTGGCCGATCATTACGCTGAAAACGATGCTCATGCCTTGTCGATTGCTCGCCAATGTATTGAACGAATTAACTATTCGCGCCCTACCTCACCATTACTAGAAGAAGTAAAAGCCCCTCGTTATGATATTAACGAACTTTACGGCATTGTCGGTACTGATCTCAAAAAGCCATTTGATGTCCGTGAGGTCATTGCACGTACTGTTGATGATTCATCGTTTGATGAATTTAAACGCTACTTTGGTGAAACACTGGTAACAGGCTTTGCCAGCATTTATGGTCATCCCGTAGGCATAGTGGCTAACAACGGTATTTTATTTAGTGAGTCTGCGCAAAAAGGCGCGCACTTTATTCAACTGTGTGCTCAGCGCAACATTCCTCTGGTATTTTTACAAAACATTACTGGTTTTATGGTTGGTAAAAAATACGAGTCTGAAGGCATTGCTAAACACGGCGCTAAAATGGTGATGGCGGTATCGTGTGCCGATGTACCCAAATTTACTATTTTAATCGGGGGCTCATACGGTGCAGGTAACTATGGTATGTGTGGCCGCGCGTTTGAACCGACCATGATGTGGATGTGGCCAAATGCCCGTATTTCGGTTATGGGTGGTGAACAAGCCGCTGGTGTAATGGCGCAAGTAAAACAAGATGGTTTAGCCCGCAAAGGCGAAAGCATGAGCGAGCAACAAATTAGCGATTTTAAAAAGCCAATCATCGATCAATACGAACAGCAAGGCCACCCTTATTATGCCAGTGCCCGTTTATGGGATGATGGCATTATTGACCCTACCGATACACGCAATGTTCTTGGGCTTGCACTTAGCGCAGCTAAAAATGCTCCTGAGCGTGAATCAAAATTTGGCGTATTTAGAATGTAA